The proteins below are encoded in one region of Antennarius striatus isolate MH-2024 chromosome 7, ASM4005453v1, whole genome shotgun sequence:
- the pdcb gene encoding phosducin b: MSDRMIDLEETATQTGPKGVINDWRRFKLESMDQENLPPAKRELLRQMSSPNRPKDDSRANLNRKMSVQEYELLKEEDEGCLKKYRRQCMQEMHEKLSFGPKFEGVHDLDSGEAFLQVIEKEHYSTVVVVHIYKVGVKGCEELNNCLDCLAIEYPTVKFCRIDAVASGAAERFSDEVLPTLLVYKAGELLGNFLACTQHLNEEFFAPDLESFLNSYGLLPEKELPGMEDEEENDVE; the protein is encoded by the exons ATGTCTGACAGAATGATTGATCTGGAAGAGACTGCCACCCAGACAG GTCCAAAAGGAGTCATCAATGACTGGAGGAGGTTCAAGTTAGAAAGTATGGACCAGGAAAATTTGCCTCCTGCAAAAAGGGAATTGCTGAGACAAATGTCATCCCCGAACAGGCCTAAAGATGACTCCAGAGCAAACCTCAACCGCAAg ATGAGTGTGCAAGAATACGAACTGCtcaaggaggaggatgagggatGTCTGAAGAAATACCGAAGGCAGTGCATGCAGGAGATGCATGAGAAACTCAGCTTTGGGCCCAAGTTTGAAGGTGTGCATGATCTGGACAGTGGAGAGGCCTTCTTACAAGTCATAGAGAAGGAGCATTATAGCACAGTAGTGGTCGTCCACATCTACAAGGTTGGGGTCAAAGGTTGTGAGGAGCTCAACAACTGCCTCGACTGCCTGGCCATTGAGTACCCCACCGTAAAATTCTGTAGGATTGATGCGGTTGCATCCGGTGCTGCTGAGCGTTTCTCAGATGAGGTGTTGCCCACATTGCTGGTGTACAAGGCCGGGGAACTTCTGGGAAACTTCCTGGCCTGCACACAGCACCTCAATGAAGAGTTTTTTGCCCCTGATCTGGAGAGCTTCCTCAACAGCTATGGCCTGCTGCCAGAGAAAGAGCTCCCTGGtatggaggatgaagaagaaaatgatgtAGAGTAG